In Pseudomonas sp. Leaf58, one DNA window encodes the following:
- the rsmH gene encoding 16S rRNA (cytosine(1402)-N(4))-methyltransferase RsmH, producing the protein MTIDSGFNHITVLLDEAVEALALRADGCYLDGTFGRGGHSRLILSKLGPQGRLLGFDKDPQAIATGQALAAEDGRFVIVQRSFAELGAEVAERGLHGKVSGVLLDLGVSSPQLDDPERGFSFLNDGPLDMRMNPGQGISAAEFIATAPVEEIARVFKEYGEERFAGRMARAVVERREKQPFTRTADLAEVLKVANPAWEKGKNPATRAFQGLRIHVNNELGDLEAGLEAALDALEVGGRLAVISFHSLEDRIVKLFMRKLVKGEADNLPRNLPVQHKVFEPKIKLIGKAQFASEAELKANPRSRSAVMRVAEKLR; encoded by the coding sequence GTGACCATAGATAGCGGCTTCAACCACATTACCGTCCTGCTCGATGAAGCTGTCGAGGCATTGGCTCTGCGCGCCGACGGTTGCTATCTGGACGGCACCTTTGGCCGTGGCGGGCACAGTCGGCTGATTCTCAGCAAGCTCGGGCCGCAAGGGCGGCTGCTGGGCTTCGACAAAGATCCACAGGCGATTGCCACGGGGCAAGCGCTGGCGGCCGAAGACGGCCGCTTTGTCATTGTGCAGCGTAGCTTTGCCGAGCTGGGCGCGGAAGTGGCTGAGCGCGGCCTGCATGGCAAGGTCAGCGGCGTATTGCTGGACCTGGGCGTGTCGTCGCCGCAACTGGATGACCCTGAGCGGGGCTTCAGCTTCCTCAATGACGGCCCGCTGGACATGCGCATGAACCCGGGGCAGGGCATCAGTGCTGCGGAGTTCATTGCCACTGCGCCGGTTGAAGAAATTGCCCGCGTGTTCAAGGAGTACGGCGAGGAGCGTTTCGCCGGGCGCATGGCGCGTGCCGTGGTCGAACGCCGCGAAAAGCAGCCGTTCACCCGTACCGCCGATTTGGCGGAAGTGCTCAAGGTGGCCAACCCGGCCTGGGAAAAGGGTAAGAACCCGGCTACCCGTGCCTTCCAGGGCCTGCGCATTCACGTCAACAACGAGCTGGGCGACCTTGAGGCCGGCCTTGAGGCAGCACTCGATGCGCTTGAAGTGGGTGGGCGCCTGGCGGTCATCAGTTTCCATTCTCTGGAAGACCGCATCGTCAAACTGTTCATGCGCAAGTTGGTAAAGGGTGAGGCCGACAACCTGCCGCGCAACCTGCCGGTGCAGCACAAGGTCTTCGAGCCGAAAATCAAGCTTATCGGCAAGGCCCAGTTCGCCTCCGAGGCCGAGCTCAAGGCCAACCCA
- the mraZ gene encoding division/cell wall cluster transcriptional repressor MraZ — MFRGANAVSLDAKGRLAMPSRYRDELDSRCNGQLIVTIDAVDTCLCVYPLDEWEQIEAKLRALPSLREENRRLQRLLIGNAVDLELDGSGRFLVPPRLREYAKLDKKAMLVGQLNKFQLWDEDAWNAVSAADLAAIQQPGAMPDELRDLIL; from the coding sequence GTGTTCCGCGGAGCCAACGCCGTCAGCCTCGATGCCAAGGGCCGTCTCGCCATGCCGAGCCGGTACCGTGACGAGCTCGATTCGCGTTGCAATGGCCAACTGATCGTGACCATCGACGCCGTTGATACCTGCTTGTGTGTTTACCCCCTCGATGAGTGGGAACAGATAGAAGCCAAGTTGCGTGCCTTGCCATCGTTGCGTGAGGAAAACCGCCGTCTGCAGCGTTTGCTGATCGGTAATGCGGTTGACCTGGAGCTCGATGGCAGTGGGCGTTTCCTGGTACCGCCCCGTCTGCGTGAGTACGCCAAGCTCGACAAGAAGGCGATGCTGGTGGGGCAACTGAACAAATTCCAGCTGTGGGATGAAGATGCCTGGAACGCGGTTTCGGCAGCCGATCTTGCAGCTATTCAACAACCGGGCGCCATGCCCGACGAATTGCGTGACCTGATCCTGTGA
- the rsmI gene encoding 16S rRNA (cytidine(1402)-2'-O)-methyltransferase: MTDVAGASKSTVGTLYVVATPIGNLDDMSARALKVLADVALIAAEDTRHSIRLLQHFGIDTPLAACHEHNERDEGGRFLTKLLAGESVALVSDAGTPLISDPGYHLVRQARAAGVSVVPVPGACALIAALSAAGLPSDRFIFEGFLPAKTAGRQARLEQVKEEPRTLIFYEAPHRILECLEDMEAVFGGERPALLARELTKTFETLKGLPLAELRAFVAGDSNQQRGECVVLVGGWSAPEGEQAVSAEAQRVLDLLLAELPLKRAAALAAEITGVRKNLLYQLALEKQKAE, from the coding sequence GTGACTGATGTGGCAGGGGCTTCGAAATCCACCGTGGGGACGCTGTATGTGGTCGCGACCCCCATCGGTAACCTTGACGACATGAGCGCCCGGGCGCTGAAGGTGCTGGCGGACGTGGCCCTGATCGCCGCCGAAGATACCCGGCATTCTATCCGCCTGCTGCAGCACTTTGGCATCGACACGCCGCTGGCCGCTTGCCATGAGCACAACGAACGCGACGAAGGTGGGCGCTTTCTCACCAAGCTGCTGGCCGGTGAGAGTGTGGCGCTGGTCTCTGATGCGGGCACGCCGCTGATTTCCGACCCGGGCTACCACTTGGTGCGTCAGGCCCGGGCTGCGGGGGTGAGCGTGGTGCCGGTGCCGGGTGCCTGCGCGTTGATCGCCGCGTTGTCGGCGGCAGGCCTGCCGTCGGACCGCTTCATCTTTGAAGGCTTTCTGCCAGCCAAGACGGCGGGGCGCCAGGCGCGCCTGGAACAGGTAAAAGAAGAACCGCGCACGTTGATCTTCTATGAGGCGCCGCACCGTATCCTGGAGTGCCTTGAAGACATGGAGGCGGTGTTCGGCGGTGAGCGCCCAGCGCTGTTGGCGCGCGAGCTGACCAAGACCTTCGAGACCCTCAAGGGCCTGCCCTTGGCTGAACTGCGTGCATTCGTTGCCGGCGACAGCAACCAGCAGCGCGGTGAGTGCGTGGTGCTGGTCGGTGGCTGGAGCGCGCCAGAGGGGGAGCAGGCGGTCAGTGCCGAGGCGCAGCGCGTGCTCGACCTGCTACTGGCCGAGTTGCCGCTCAAGCGGGCGGCGGCGCTTGCCGCAGAAATCACCGGTGTACGCAAGAACCTGCTGTATCAACTTGCACTGGAAAAGCAGAAAGCCGAATAG